Part of the Zingiber officinale cultivar Zhangliang chromosome 8A, Zo_v1.1, whole genome shotgun sequence genome, agaggaggaattgattttggtctcacgatgaaaataagcttcccgtgttcgccccgaacactcaacttaatttcatcaataataattcataccactaaagaattattattgaactaccgcaccaatcccaaattatattttgggctcattcttatcataagatatagaatgtccactaattaaatgagttactgacaactcacttaattaatatctagctccaagagtagtaccactcaaccttatcgtcatgtcggactaagtccacttgcagggtttacatgacaatccttatgagctcctcctggggacatcatcaacctagattactaggacacagttttcttctataatcaacaacacacacagtataaataatatcattcccaacttatcagggctattgatttatcgaactaaatcgcaccatttgataagtcaaaaaataaatactagatatatgtacttgttattatatcaggattaagagcacacacttctataataacaaaggtcttgttcttttatgtagtcagtacaaaaataacttaccttaattggtcttgctcaatacactcagagtgtactggtgtaattttatagttaagataaattaatatcaaactacactacaactgttccaatggtttgttcctttccatcttagtcgtgagctactgtttataatttataaggaattgataacatgatattctgtgtgtgacactacacaccatattatctacaatataaattaattgaacaactacacttagcttataaatgtaaacatttgaccaatgtgattcttatttctaaataaatgtttatacaaaagctaggcttttaatatacactctaagagcatccacatcaattaCCATAAACTAaacttttaccttaaattttacattttgcattaaaAAAGTATTCACATCAGGTACTCTACTCATtccctaaatatacattttatgaatagtagttctttaaatttaggaaatggaatccattccctaaacattaaaatactatttctctctcctccctttaataataaaaaatttctcttcccttcctataataataaaaaatttctctctcctTTATCTCTTTCCtccatctaataataaaaaatatgaaggaaagagaaaaaataataaaaaaacaaatatgTGGTAAATTATAGGGAAACTGATGTATCATGTGGTGAAAaatggatatctaaatttaataaagtagttcttttactctaaattttagattttggatAAGGatactgatgtggatgctctaataaTAGCCGCTCGACCGGGACTCTACTTGGTCCATGGCCAGGTCTCATTGTTGGGCCGAACGAGGCAGTCGCTCGCCAGGACTCCTCCGCTCTGTCGGCCTCTGTAGTTCTTTTATGTGGTGACTGTATAGTAACATATCTTCCCCCTTCAAACTAGTTATGCGGTCTCCCTTGACATCATGCTATTCCGTATTGAACATCGACTGTCTTACGTATCAAGACTTGATCATCCGACCGATCATGGTAATTATCTTCGTTCAATCTTTTGATATTCCTGCAATGATCACTTTGATTTTGAAGCCTGACAGTTGTTAACCTTGTGCCAGGGATGAACCACATTATCCATGCATTAAGGATCATATCATAAAAGGGTGACCAACCTTGCCCTCTCTCATTCAGTTTGTCACGATTCCAAAACACTTCCTTTTCTCCGAAATGGAGCCGAAACACGTGAGATCGACGGCCGAAAAGACTAGCCTCCACCGTTTCGTCATCGAGGCCGACGAGGCGGCCGCCATCGCCCGGGAATGGGGCGTCTCCACTGTGGCAGAGCTCCTCCCTTTGCTGGTTCCTGCGGCCCAGCGGCTGGCCCGGCCGCCCATCTCCAATTATCGTGTGGGGGCTGTCGGATTGGGATCGAGCGGACGGATCTACCTCGGCGTGAACCTGGAGTTCCCGGGCCTTCCGCTCCACCATTCCGTCCACGCTGAGCAGTTCCTGGTGGCTAACGCGGCCTCATGCGGCGAGGCCGCCATCCGCTTCATCGCCGTCTCCGCCGCCCCATGCGGCCACTGCCGCCAATTCCTACAGGAGATCCGCGGCGCGTCGGAGATCCATATCCTCGTCACCTCCGACGCTGACGCCGCTGCTTTCCGCCCGCTTTCCCATTTCCTACCCTGCCCCTTCGGTCCCCTCGACCTCCTCCACAAGGATTTCCCCCTCCTCCTCGAGCCGCACGACAACCACGCCCGACTCCTCCACCCGTTGGCTTCCAGGGAAGCGTCCAAAGGGGTCGGGAGATCGGTGGATGACCGACTGAGGGAGGCCGCGGAGGGGGCGGCGAGGGCCTCCCACGCGCCGTACAGCCGGTGCCTCTCCGGGTTCGCCGTGGCGGACGGCGAGGGGAAGGTGTACGCCGGGTCGTACGCGGAGTCCGCGGCGTACAACCCGAGTCTAGGGCCAGTGCAGGCGGCAATCGTTGCATACGTGGCGGCGAGGGGAGGCACGGGGGAGGAAGGGTGGGATATCGTGGCGGCGGCGCTGGTGGAGAATGAGGCGGCGGCGGTGGCGCACGAAGGGACGGCGAGGGTCTTTCTGGCTGCGGTGGCGCCTCGAGCCCATCTCAGAGTGTACCGTCTCCGGTCTTGATGAACGATGGTGATCAAATCGGACGATCAGATTTCGCGATCAAATTGAGCAGCATTTGCATTCTTCTTCTTTGCTGGTTATCACCACAAAGGTATTTATCCACCACAGCTGTATGGAATCGTATATACGGCTAAGAAATAACTGCTCATTAACTTAGGCCGAAAACACATGTACCCATGATCTTTCCTTCCATATTAATGAATTATTCCTGCCAGAAATCTagcattttatcttttttttaatcTCTGAAATAAACGTAATTTCAATCAATAAATCTTGAAGTATTGTTCTTTAGAAGCAGAACCAAGTTAGTAAAAACTTAGGATTGTTTTGTAATTTGGACGGAATAATTACGGAATAATTGGTTGTTTTTGTTCTTGGCTCAACTGGAACAAAGTGGCATCCAGGTTGTCTTTCAGAATATTGTCTGGAAGGGTGGCAAGAATTCAGAGGTCTGTTGGACTTCAACAAGCTTCCATTATTTTCTCTAATTGTTCCATGTGAAATTTGAGATTTGATGAAGTTTCTTTGTTTCAGTCACCTGGAAGTTATCATATGCTACTCCTATTCATGCTGATTCTAattatactgaaagaaaataGCTGGAAATTGCATGATTTTGCTGTCAAAAAGAAACTAACAGTAGTACTTGTATATGAATTCTTTTTAGGTAGAGCTGTTGATGCTTTGCCTTTGTTAGTTTGTTGTACCCGACCTTAGCAAAATCACAATGATAGGAaagctttatttctttatgttgAAAACACTCACAATCAATCATGTCTTTTTTTTCCCAAAAGGAAAAGGACAATGGACTATGTCTTAACCAACATtcttttgtttatgcattttagTCAAGTTTGGAACTCTTGCTTCCTAGATTAacaggaattttttttaaattaatattaattttacttTTGTCATTATGCTAAGTCACTTGGGTAATCAAGAGTCCACATTCATCTTTTCCATGTAGCATAGGCCAGTTTCACGTCATCATTCCATTTAAATCAGATTagtgaaaattataatattttgttGTTAGTATCTTTGATTGAATTACTTATtgctaacaaaaaaaaaaagagtcaaATTGAGAGTGTCTAACATGTGGAATGATATCATTATCAACCGGGTCCAATTGCTAAGTCTAAAATACATTAGAATAATTATGTGAAGGCTAAGAGAAGtggtttaaaagaaagacatTTTTTGCTAGCAAAACAAAGAATTTGTAGTTGATTGTTTATTCAAGCTCTCTTCCTATAAAAGAGTGTTACAATTTGTTatttgagtatttttttttttaaaattgaaactGCTCTCTTAAGTATTGAGAGAGCCAAGAAGCCATATTGACCCTTGACTATTCTAATGTATTGGCATTCCACTATTCCTAAAAATCGATAAGAGAAAGAACTTAATTTTCAATGAAAAGCTGAAAAGGGGGCAGATACCCATCCCTTAAGGGTGTTTCCATTTCCTAAACAATTATCTGGATGACAAAAGAGTTCATCAAAACATGTTTGAGAATATTGATTAAGAGTTTACAGAACATGAACCAGTATTAGATGAGAGTTCTTGAAAGTGTTACTAGCTCATTTGTTTTCGTTTTGAAGCACAAGGTGTGTttacatattttgaaaattagttgCAAAGAGAAGTCAATGATTCTTGAAGACCGATGTGAAGACTTGACAATATAATGAgttttaatgtactgaatttgtTAATATGAAGACTGACAAGCCACCTGATGATTATTAAAGGTTTGGACAACTAGATTGATTTCATGACGACTTGAGAATGGTATAATGGTGACAATAACTTATACTTTAGTCCCTAGACCGTTCTGAAAGGATAACTTAAGAACGGTATAATGgtgataaaagatgaatatgCTCGTCCCTAACATCTCCGTCAATTCATCCTAGGAT contains:
- the LOC122011414 gene encoding cytidine deaminase 1-like, with translation MEPKHVRSTAEKTSLHRFVIEADEAAAIAREWGVSTVAELLPLLVPAAQRLARPPISNYRVGAVGLGSSGRIYLGVNLEFPGLPLHHSVHAEQFLVANAASCGEAAIRFIAVSAAPCGHCRQFLQEIRGASEIHILVTSDADAAAFRPLSHFLPCPFGPLDLLHKDFPLLLEPHDNHARLLHPLASREASKGVGRSVDDRLREAAEGAARASHAPYSRCLSGFAVADGEGKVYAGSYAESAAYNPSLGPVQAAIVAYVAARGGTGEEGWDIVAAALVENEAAAVAHEGTARVFLAAVAPRAHLRVYRLRS